Below is a window of Corallococcus silvisoli DNA.
GCTTCTCCTTGGCCGCGTGGTACTCGGCGTTCTCCCGCAGGTCGCCGTGCGCGCGCGCGACCTCGATTTCACGCGAAATCTTTCCCCGCTCCACGGACTGGAGGTGCTTCAGCTCGTCCTTGAGCTTCTGCAGACCGTGGGGGGTCATCGGGATGTTGTCGCTCCCGCTCATCGAACCACCGCTCCTTCCATCACCTGGCTGCAAACATCGGGGACCCGGCGCTCCCTCCTGGAACCCGGCCCTCGACTGGAAACGGGCAATGTAGGGAACGAGTCGCTGGTGGGTCAACGAAAGCCGTACCGCCATCGTCCGGTACCGGCTGGGCGCCCGACTGCCGACCCGTTAGGCTGCCCACGTGTTGTCCGTCCAGGAACTGCGCGCGCTCGCCTCGGGACTCCCCGTGGGTACCTTCCAGCACCAGCTGGGTCCCTTCGCACTGGTGCAGCGTCCGCCGTCGGAGCTGTCCGCCGCCGCGCTCGCGCCCACCCGCATGGCGGATCCCGGCGACGTCGAGCAGGGCATGCTCGCGCTGCTCTTCGAATTCGACGACCTGCTCGTCGCCACCCTGCCCACGCTCAAGGACGCCGACGTGCTGCGGATCGGCCGCAGGCTGGACTGCGAGCTGGTGCTGGACGACGCCTCCGTCTCCAAGCAGCACGCGGAGCTCCGGTGGAGCCGCGCGCAGAGCCGCTGCACCGTGCGCGACCTGGGCTCCACCAACGGCACCTTCGTCAACGCCAGCACCATCGGGCAGCGCGAGGTGCCGCTCCGGGGCGGCGACATCCTCAGCTTCGGCAACGTGCAGTTCTGGTACCTGCTCACCGACGCGCTCCATGAACGGCTGCGCGCGGGCGCGGCCTCCGGCCTGGGTTCCCACTCCGGCTGAAGGCCGCCCCACCCTCCTTCAGGGGCACGCCCCGCAGTCCGCCGCGCACGCGTCGTACGTGGTGGATGCACCGCAGGACTCTGTCACCTGACAGGTGCCGTCGCCACAGACGGCCACGTCCGCGTCGCGGATGCGCGTGGTGATCGGCGAGTACGTGACGCCCCCCGTCGAACAGTGGAGGAATGAGAGCCCGGCCGTGCCGTCCGGCTCGCACACCGCCGAACAGCTCCCCACGTAGACCAGGGGCGCGCATTCGATGCGCGGCATCCCGGAGCCATCCACCACCGCGCACGCGCGCGAGGTGCTCTGCGTGGCGTCCAGCGGCGGGTTCTGGCTGCCCGCGTAGACGCCCTCGCCCTGGAAGAGGTTCCCGAAGAAGCACGACTCTGGCCGGGTGAACGACGCCAGCTCCTCCGGGGTGGAGGGGATCGTCTGTCCCAGCGCGTCACGGCCCTGCACGGAGATGGGCACGCTCACGCCAAACGGGTTGGTGTGCGCCGCGAGGCACGCGGAGACGAGCTGCTGCTCGGCCACCGTCGCCGCCGCGCCCCCGGACCAGCCCGGCGCAAGCCCCAACAACCCGCTCCAGGTGTACGCCGTGCTCGTCCCCGCATCGGTGTACGTGCGCGTCTGGCCCGCGGGGACGGCGCAGAGGACGACATAGTGCATGACCTCGGCGGCCAGCGCCGGATCCAAACCGAACCACGACGCGAAGGCGGGCGATGACAAGCCATTGAACGACAGCCCGTTGAAGGACAGGCCATTGAACGACAGCCCGTTGAAGGACAGGCCGTTGAAAGACAGTCCATTGAAGGACAGGCCGTTGTAGCTGAGGGCCGCCTGTTGCTGCGTCCCCACCGGGTCCGCGGGCGAGGGCCCGCT
It encodes the following:
- a CDS encoding FHA domain-containing protein; protein product: MLSVQELRALASGLPVGTFQHQLGPFALVQRPPSELSAAALAPTRMADPGDVEQGMLALLFEFDDLLVATLPTLKDADVLRIGRRLDCELVLDDASVSKQHAELRWSRAQSRCTVRDLGSTNGTFVNASTIGQREVPLRGGDILSFGNVQFWYLLTDALHERLRAGAASGLGSHSG